Proteins encoded together in one Pantoea sp. CCBC3-3-1 window:
- the clcA gene encoding H(+)/Cl(-) exchange transporter ClcA translates to MNPAPSSDQLSVVPARRGDFLRLLLRRDKTPVMVLIMAGVVGTLAGLVGVGFEKAVNAVSHWRLSVLAHVETHWILLFPLAFILSALLAVVGYYLVRRFAPEAGGSGIPEIEGALEELRPVRWWRVIPVKFIGGMGTLGAGMVLGREGPTVQLGGNIGRMVLDIFRMKSAEARHSLLATGAAAGLSAAFNAPLAGILFIIEEMRLQFRYSVISIKAVFIGVIMSSVVFRIFNGEHAVIAVGKLANSPVNTLWLYLVLGMIFGVVGVAFNALIFKTQDMFQRLHGGNLKKVLIIGAVLGGICGVLGVIQPEAAGGGFNLIPVAAAGSYSVGMLLFIFIARMATTLLCFGSGAPGGIFAPMLALGTLLGTAFGMAGAALFPAYHLEPGTFAIAGMGALFAASVRAPLTGIVLVLEMTDNYQLILPMIITCLGATLLAQFLGGKPLYSSLLARTLARQQQVDDAAAQSATYPAAKRADT, encoded by the coding sequence ATGAATCCGGCTCCCTCTTCTGACCAGTTAAGCGTAGTTCCTGCACGACGTGGCGACTTCCTGCGCCTGTTATTACGGCGAGACAAGACGCCGGTGATGGTACTGATTATGGCCGGTGTCGTCGGCACGCTGGCAGGCCTGGTGGGCGTCGGGTTTGAGAAAGCGGTTAATGCTGTCAGTCACTGGCGGCTAAGTGTGCTTGCCCATGTAGAAACGCATTGGATCCTGCTGTTTCCGCTGGCTTTTATCCTGTCGGCGCTACTGGCCGTGGTGGGTTATTACCTTGTGCGGCGCTTCGCGCCTGAAGCTGGCGGTTCCGGCATCCCGGAAATTGAAGGGGCGCTTGAGGAGCTACGGCCGGTTCGCTGGTGGCGGGTGATCCCGGTAAAATTTATCGGCGGGATGGGCACGCTGGGTGCCGGTATGGTTCTGGGGCGCGAAGGCCCAACCGTGCAGCTTGGCGGTAATATTGGTCGAATGGTGCTGGATATTTTCCGCATGAAAAGTGCCGAAGCCCGCCATTCTCTTCTGGCTACCGGCGCGGCAGCCGGGCTTTCGGCAGCCTTTAACGCGCCGCTGGCGGGCATTCTGTTTATCATCGAAGAGATGCGTTTACAGTTTCGCTACAGCGTAATCTCGATTAAAGCGGTGTTTATTGGCGTTATCATGTCGAGCGTGGTATTCCGCATTTTCAACGGGGAACACGCGGTGATCGCCGTCGGAAAACTGGCAAATTCGCCGGTTAACACGCTGTGGCTCTATCTGGTATTGGGCATGATTTTTGGCGTGGTGGGCGTGGCGTTTAATGCGTTGATTTTCAAGACGCAGGATATGTTTCAGCGCCTGCACGGCGGCAATTTAAAAAAGGTGCTGATAATTGGCGCGGTGCTCGGCGGTATTTGTGGCGTGCTTGGGGTCATCCAGCCTGAGGCAGCCGGTGGTGGTTTCAACCTGATCCCCGTTGCGGCGGCAGGCAGCTATAGCGTTGGCATGCTGCTGTTTATTTTTATTGCGCGTATGGCAACCACGCTGCTTTGCTTCGGATCCGGCGCGCCGGGCGGTATTTTTGCTCCCATGCTGGCTTTGGGAACGCTGCTGGGAACGGCGTTTGGTATGGCGGGCGCGGCGCTGTTCCCGGCTTATCATCTCGAACCGGGTACTTTTGCCATCGCCGGGATGGGCGCGCTGTTTGCCGCCTCGGTCAGAGCGCCGCTAACCGGCATCGTACTGGTGCTGGAAATGACTGATAATTACCAGCTTATTCTGCCGATGATTATTACCTGCCTTGGGGCAACATTGCTGGCACAGTTTTTAGGTGGGAAACCGCTTTACTCCTCGCTACTGGCCCGAACGCTGGCGCGGCAGCAACAGGTCGATGATGCGGCAGCACAGAGTGCCACGTATCCGGCAGCCAAACGGGCCGATACTTGA
- the erpA gene encoding iron-sulfur cluster insertion protein ErpA, whose protein sequence is MSDEIALPLQFTEAAASKVKNLISDEENPDLKLRVYITGGGCSGFQYGFTFDDKVNDGDMTIEKAGVALVVDPMSLQYLVGGSVDYTEGLEGSRFVVTNPNAKTTCGCGSSFSI, encoded by the coding sequence ATGAGTGACGAAATAGCTCTGCCCCTGCAATTTACCGAAGCAGCGGCCAGTAAAGTCAAGAATCTGATTTCAGACGAGGAAAACCCCGATCTGAAACTGCGCGTTTATATCACCGGTGGCGGCTGTAGCGGCTTCCAGTACGGCTTTACCTTTGACGACAAAGTGAACGACGGCGATATGACGATTGAAAAAGCGGGTGTGGCGCTGGTTGTCGACCCAATGAGCCTGCAATATTTGGTTGGCGGTTCGGTAGATTATACCGAAGGGCTGGAAGGCTCCCGCTTTGTGGTGACTAACCCGAATGCGAAAACGA